From Pseudomonas fluorescens:
CACATCATTGGGGGTGGTTTCGGCCTGAAAATCGACAATCACGTCGACATCTTTCAGGCGTGCCGGGCCAAACGGGGCGCGCCGGGTGATCTGCGCCAGTTTGGTCGAGCAGTAGCAGAACAACCAGTCGCCATCGCTGAGCAGGCAGTTGAACACGCCTTTGCTGCGGTATTCGGCGCAGGCGGCGATCAGGTCCGGCAGCATCTGCTCAATATCGACTGGCTCCGGGAATGCCTCGCGTACGCGGTTAAGCAGGTCGCAGAACGCCGCCTCGCTATCGGTATCACCCACCGGGCGGTAGAACGTGGCGCGCGGGTTGAAGTCCGCCAACTGGCCATTATGGGCGAAACACCAGTTACGCCCCCACAGTTCACGCACGAACGGGTGGGTGTTGGCCAGGCTCACCTTGCCGACGTTGGCCTGGCGGATATGGCCGATCACCACTTCACTCTTGATGGGATAACGCTGCACCAGCAGCGCGACTTCCGATTCGCTGCTGGCGGCCGGGTCCTGGAACAGGCGCAGGCCACGGCCTTCGTAGAAGGCAATGCCCCAACCGTCGCGATGGGGCCCGGTACGCCCGCCGCGCTGCATCAGCCCGGTAAAGCTGAATACGATATCGGTGGGGACGTTGGCACTCATGCCCAATAATTCACACATGCCAGGGCTCTCGCTGCAGGGCGGACTACGTTAAAGGCGCGGTTCGACCCGCATACCGCTCACCGGCGCCGGGCGACGGAACGGTTCATCGTCTTCGTCTTCCGGCTCGGCAGCCAAGGCGGCATCGACCGCGGCCTTGCGCTCACGGCGGGCCTTGGCGGCACGCTCGATGGGCCAACGGATCAACACGATGACGATATACACGCCAAAGGCGATCATCGTGTACATGAACAGATCGGAGACAGCCCGCCAGGCGTTATTGCCGACCTTGAGCACCAGGTCCATGGCGGTGATGGCCACGGCCGGGGCGAACTGGGTCTTGACCGGATCGACGATGGTCGGGCTGAACAGCAGCACCGCCATCAGCAATTGCAGCGGCTCGCGCAACCAACGCCAGATCCAGCGGGTCATGCGCCACCACACCAACAGGCAGCCCAAAGCGGCGAAGGCGTAAAGGCCCCAAGCGGTCAGATAGTCGTTCTCGGTCATGGTGTCCATGGCAACGTAGGCAAACAGGCGGCTATGATAACGGCTTTTGCGTGTCGCGGCTGCAATGGCTGCCACCATCCGCCAGACAGAGAGTGATCCATGCCTTCATCGACCCACATCACTGCCGCCCCGATTGCCCGCAAAGCCCCAGGCCAGGACCCGTACGCCTGGCTGCAAGAGCGTGACAGCGCTGAAGTGCTCGATTACCTCAAGGCCGAAAACGCCTGGCTGGAAGCCCAACTCGCCGACCAGCAGGCCCTGCGCGAAACCCTGTTCGAGGAGATCAAGGGGCGCATCCTCGAAACCGACCTGTCGCTGCCCTCCCCTTGGGGCCCGTACCTGTACTACACACGCACCACCGCCGGTGACGAATATGCCCGCCACTACCGCTGCCGCCGCCCGGCCGACGACAGCAACCAGGTGGACGCCAGCAGCGAAGAGCTGCTGCTGGACCCCAACGCCCTGGCCAACGGTGGCTTCTTCTCCCTCGGCGCGTTCAGCATCAGCCCCGACCACCAGCGCCTGGCCTACAGCCTCGACACCAATGGCGAAGAGATCTACACCCTGTACGTGAAGGAATTGGCCACCGACAAAGTCAGCGAACTGGCGTTCGACAACTGCGACGGCAGCATGACCTGGGCCAATGACAGCCTGACCCTGTTCTTCGGCGAGCTGGATGACACCCACCGCCCACATAAGCTGTATCGCTACCGCCTGGATGGTACGGCCGCGCAGGAAGTGTTCCATGAGCCCGACGGGCGTTTCTTCCTGCACTGCTACCGCTCCAGCTCAGAGCGCCAGTTGCTGCTGGCCCTGGGCAGCAAGACCACCAGCGAAATCTGGGCCCTGGACGCCAACCAGCCGCACCTGGACTTCACCTGCCTGGCACCACGGGTCGAGGACCATGAATACGATGTCGACCACGGCCAACTGAATGGCGCGTGGACCTGGTTTATCCGCAGCAACCGTGATGGCATCAACTACGCCCTGTTTGTGGCGACCGACATTGGCGACGTGCCAACCGAGGATGAGTGGCAGAACCTGATCCCCCACAGCGACGAGGTGATGCTCGACGGCGTCAGCCTGAACGCCTACGCCATGACCCTGAGCCTGCGCATCGGCGGCCTGCCGGTGATCGAAGTGCACCCCCAAGGTGTGCCGGCCTATCGCGTGGAATTACCCGACGCCGCCTACAGCCTCTACGTCCAGAACAGCCTGGAATTCGTCAGCGACAAGATCCGCCTGCGCTATGAAGCCCTGAACCGCCCGGCCCAGGTCCGCCAGTTGGAACTGGCCAGCGGCGCGCAGCAGGTGCTCAAGGAAACCCCGGTACTCGGCGTGTTCAACGCCGATGACTACGTCAGCCGGCGCCTGTGGGCCACCTCCGCCGATGGCACCCAGGTGCCGATCAGCCTGGTGGTCAAGCGCGACCAACTCGGCAAGCCGACGCCGTTGTACCTGTATGGTTACGGCGCCTACGGCCAGAGCCTCGACCCGTGGTTCTCCCACGCCCGCCTGAGCCTGCTGGACCGTGGCGTGGCGTTCGCCATTGCCCATGTGCGCGGCGGCGGCGAGCTGGGTGAAGCCTGGTATCGCAACGGCAAGCAGGAACATAAGCAGAACACCTTCAGCGACTTTATTGCCTGTGCCGAACACCTGATCGCCGAGGGCCTGACCACCGCCCAGCAACTGGTGATCAGCGGCGGCAGTGCCGGTGGCCTGTTGATCGGCGCGGTACTCAACCAACGCCCCGAGCTGTTCCAGGCGGCGATTGCCGAAGTGCCGTTCGTCGACGTGCTCAATACCATGCTCAACCCGGAACTGCCGTTGACCATCACCGAGTACGACGAGTGGGGCAACCCCGAGGAGCCCGAGGTGTACGCACGCATCAAGGCCTACGCGCCGTACGAAAACGTCAGCGCCCAGGCCTACCCGGCCACGCTGGTGATCGCTGGCTACAACGACAGCCGCGTGCAGTACTGGGAAGCGGCCAAGTGGGTGGCGAAGCTGCGGGCGACCGCCACCTCCGACAACCTGCTGCTGCTCAAGACCGAACTGGGCGCCGGCCACGGCGGGATGAGCGGTCGCTACCAGGGAATTCGTGACGTAGCACTCGAATATGCATTTGTATTCAAGGTGCTGGGGCTGGTGTAAGGAACTTCGCGGAGCGGTCCTGTCTGAACACAGGACCGCCACCTTTGATGGACCAAGATTGCAGCCATGGCACTACCGACGCTAATGAACACCGAAATCCGCGACATGCTCA
This genomic window contains:
- a CDS encoding S9 family peptidase, producing the protein MPSSTHITAAPIARKAPGQDPYAWLQERDSAEVLDYLKAENAWLEAQLADQQALRETLFEEIKGRILETDLSLPSPWGPYLYYTRTTAGDEYARHYRCRRPADDSNQVDASSEELLLDPNALANGGFFSLGAFSISPDHQRLAYSLDTNGEEIYTLYVKELATDKVSELAFDNCDGSMTWANDSLTLFFGELDDTHRPHKLYRYRLDGTAAQEVFHEPDGRFFLHCYRSSSERQLLLALGSKTTSEIWALDANQPHLDFTCLAPRVEDHEYDVDHGQLNGAWTWFIRSNRDGINYALFVATDIGDVPTEDEWQNLIPHSDEVMLDGVSLNAYAMTLSLRIGGLPVIEVHPQGVPAYRVELPDAAYSLYVQNSLEFVSDKIRLRYEALNRPAQVRQLELASGAQQVLKETPVLGVFNADDYVSRRLWATSADGTQVPISLVVKRDQLGKPTPLYLYGYGAYGQSLDPWFSHARLSLLDRGVAFAIAHVRGGGELGEAWYRNGKQEHKQNTFSDFIACAEHLIAEGLTTAQQLVISGGSAGGLLIGAVLNQRPELFQAAIAEVPFVDVLNTMLNPELPLTITEYDEWGNPEEPEVYARIKAYAPYENVSAQAYPATLVIAGYNDSRVQYWEAAKWVAKLRATATSDNLLLLKTELGAGHGGMSGRYQGIRDVALEYAFVFKVLGLV
- a CDS encoding class II glutamine amidotransferase; the encoded protein is MCELLGMSANVPTDIVFSFTGLMQRGGRTGPHRDGWGIAFYEGRGLRLFQDPAASSESEVALLVQRYPIKSEVVIGHIRQANVGKVSLANTHPFVRELWGRNWCFAHNGQLADFNPRATFYRPVGDTDSEAAFCDLLNRVREAFPEPVDIEQMLPDLIAACAEYRSKGVFNCLLSDGDWLFCYCSTKLAQITRRAPFGPARLKDVDVIVDFQAETTPNDVVTVIATEPLTDNENWTRYEPGQWSLWRRGECVSQGITE